From the Sphingobium sp. RAC03 genome, the window GAATGATGTCAAATACAGCGCTTATCCATCGGGACGACCAAAGCTGACGACAGTTCGCATGACGATTCCGGCGAACTCGAAGCTCCACTGGCACAAGCACCTGATGCCTAACGCGGCATATATCGTCTCTGGCGAGCTGAAGGTGGAAGAACGCGAAACCGGGCGCACGGCGACTTACCATGCAGGTCAAGCCTTTGCCGAATCCATAGATAACGTCCATCGCGGTGTTACCGGCAAGGAGCCAGTCGTCGCAATCGTTGCCTATGCCGGGGCGGAGGGCCAAGCGCTCTCCGTGCCATCGGCAAATGAAGGAGTAGCAGATGACTGAAACGACATTGCCGCCCCCCACAAATGATGGCCGGAGCCCCGGCGATCCACCGCTGATGCCATTCTGGCATATGGATAACAGTGCCGAGGGACGTTCGCAGATCGTTCAGCGCTTGCTGGACGGTTTCCATCAGAAAAGTGTCAGCGGCGATACCGATCCGATATGGATGCGCCCGTTTGCCGGCACGGTGAAGGCTATATGGTTCAACATCCTGCCCGTTGGGTGGATCGGCGACTGGCACCCCAGTCCTTCGTTGCAATGGGTCGTCCCCTTGTCGGGCCGATGGTTTATCGAAACCCAGGATGGCAAACGGGTCGAGATGGGGCCCGGCGACATTCATTGGGGAGCAGACGTCGAAACGACACTCGAAGCCAGTCGCACAGGCCATCGTTCTGGGCAAATCGGCGACTCGCCGTGCGTTCAGTTGATGGTGCAGTTCAGCGACGGCGAGGTTTGATCATCATTGTCACGGCCGAGATTTTGTCCGCGCGGGCTGGAACCGGCCGCCGTCACTAATCGACCGGTTTCCTCACCAACCTATTGGTGTGATCATTTGATCAGGCGTTCGATCGGTTTGGCCGGGCATCGTCGGTTGATTCCAGAAGAGCTGGCTACGCTAGAGCGTTTTCCACTCATTCCGGTTCATACTCGCATGATTTGAAGTAATTGGCGCATTCGTTGGGCTGGACGATATCGACGAGCTTTCCGATCAGGCCCCAACGCCCACTGACGGTTCGCTCGCCTGCTTGATGTGTTCCCACCGCAAATTCCGAACCGCCGAGAATGGGCATTATGGTGAACTGTAACTAGTGGTTATGGATAAGGGCTGAAACGCTTCGTGCGTATCGAATTTGCCGCCAACGCGTCGGGCTGTGATAGATGCCAACTGCTTTCCAGAAATCGCCGCTATCACGAAGCGCTGAAAGAAATATCCAGCGAGCTACGTTGACATTGAAGCATGCATCATCCCGCAACCATGCCCTCACCTGGCCCTCGTTGCGCGCGATCAAACGTGCAATCCGAGGCACCCACCAACTGTTTACTTGCATTGGTCCGAGATCATGCGTGCCGTTATCATTGCGTACCTCCGCGCCGATCCAGCCACCTTCCTGCTTTCGCAAGGCCATAAGCGTCTGCCGCAGCCAGTTCCGGCCCGAGGATGCTTTCTCAACACACACTGCAATTACGGCCTCATGATTATTCGAAGACCCCACGACAGCGTGGCTCTTCGGCCACGCCGGGTTCGTCACGGCAACGATCAGGACCACGGGCATGACGATCCCCCGGTTGACGAAGAACCTTCTCATCAGGGTGATAATACCGCCCGGTAACACCCAAAAGGCTAGACCAGAAGCTTTCGCACTCATCGCGAGTGTCCGCGATAAGGCTTGTCGTCTCTGGCGCGATTGGGTTGCTGCGTGGGTTGGTCCTTTTCACCGGACCGCTCCTTAGCCAACACCCGCTGGATAAGTGCTGTCAGCGCATCCGTTGCCGAACGGGCCACTTCAGCGATGCCGCCGTGACGGA encodes:
- a CDS encoding lytic transglycosylase domain-containing protein yields the protein MSAKASGLAFWVLPGGIITLMRRFFVNRGIVMPVVLIVAVTNPAWPKSHAVVGSSNNHEAVIAVCVEKASSGRNWLRQTLMALRKQEGGWIGAEVRNDNGTHDLGPMQVNSWWVPRIARLIARNEGQVRAWLRDDACFNVNVARWIFLSALRDSGDFWKAVGIYHSPTRWRQIRYARSVSALIHNH
- a CDS encoding cupin domain-containing protein; this translates as MADESGGSTTLLLEATSSWNDVKYSAYPSGRPKLTTVRMTIPANSKLHWHKHLMPNAAYIVSGELKVEERETGRTATYHAGQAFAESIDNVHRGVTGKEPVVAIVAYAGAEGQALSVPSANEGVADD